TCCTGCGGCGGTACAATCAGCTATGATACGGGCAGTCACGGTACGACGTTCAGGGTAACCTTCAAGGTGGCACATGAAAGCTGACAGGACTGACATATTCTTCGTGGATGACGACGATCTTTTTCGAGAAGAGCTCATGCACGTATTTGATCGTGAGGGCTATCGCGCCGAAGCATTCGACAGCCTGACTTCCTGCCGTCAGACACTTAAGGATCATGCTCCTTTGGTGATATTGCTTGATATTCAATTGCCTGACGGCAACGGCGTAGAATTCCTGCGGGAAGTCGTATCGCGCGAGGATCATCCGGAAGTTGTCATGGTGTCGGGAGCAGCGTCACTTCAGGAAGCTGCCGATTCGGTCAAACACGGGGCGGCCGATTTTCTGGAGAAGCCGTTCGAACCGCATCGATTGCTGTCGGTTCTGAAGAGTTGTCTGAGGATTGCCACGCTCAAGAATGCCAATAGAAGACTGATTGAAAGCCATCTTGCCGAATACGAGATAATCGGTGAGTCGCCGGTAGTCCAGCGGCTTGAAGAGCAGATCAAACAAATCGCCGATACCGATGCACGCGTCCTTATCATGGGGGAAAGCGGGACAGGCAAGGAGCTCGTTGCCGGTCAGATTCATTACAGAAGCGGACGTTCCCAAGGCGCATACGTAAAAGTGAATTGCTCCGCTCTGCCATCTGAGCTTGTCGAAAGCGAGTTGTTTGGGCATGAGAAAGGCGCGTTTACCGGCGCTCTCAGATCCCGAGAAGGGAAATTCAGTCTCGCAAATGGAGGGACATTGCTTCTCGATGAGATCGGCGACATGCCACTCGAATTACAGCCGAAACTGTTGCGGGCAATCGAGACATCCGAGATTGAGCCGGTCGGTGGTTCCTCGGTCACAAACGTCGATGTCCGGCTAATAAGCTCGA
This genomic interval from Candidatus Zixiibacteriota bacterium contains the following:
- a CDS encoding sigma-54 dependent transcriptional regulator, whose translation is MKADRTDIFFVDDDDLFREELMHVFDREGYRAEAFDSLTSCRQTLKDHAPLVILLDIQLPDGNGVEFLREVVSREDHPEVVMVSGAASLQEAADSVKHGAADFLEKPFEPHRLLSVLKSCLRIATLKNANRRLIESHLAEYEIIGESPVVQRLEEQIKQIADTDARVLIMGESGTGKELVAGQIHYRSGRSQGAYVKVNCSALPSELVESELFGHEKGAFTGALRSREGKFSLANGGTLLLDEIGDMPLELQPKLLRAIETSEIEPVGGSSVTNVDVRLISSTNHDIEKLASEGKFRSDLLYRINAVPIKIHPLREHSDDIPLLLDHFLDMLHVKNPHVQKQFDSEAVSSMVAYGWPGNVRELKNVVERLFFTTPEDLITREDVSLCIGEGADDSSVIESAASGGNRLSSAVNHFERSFLKTELKKSDGNITQLAEQLQMDRGNLYRKLKWLGLLSE